The sequence below is a genomic window from Anaerocolumna chitinilytica.
TTAATAGCCCTTGGTTATACAATGGTTTATGGTATAGCCAAGATGATAAATTTTGCCCATGGAGATATTATCATGGTAGGTGCTTATGTTCTTTATGTGAGCATAACAGATTTTAAAATGCCGGTTATAGCAGCGGTTATATTTACTATAGCTATATGTGCCCTGTTAGGTATTTTTATTGAAAAAGTTGCTTATAAACCTTTAAGAAAGGCTCCGCCCTTAGCGGTATTAATAACTGCCATAGGTGTAAGTTATTTACTGCAGAGTGTGGCGCAATTAATCTTCACAGCAAATTCCATAACCTTTAAATCAATTATCAATCTGGAAGCTGTTCATATCGGGGGCATTACTATTCCTGGTATTACCATTGTAACGCTGGTTGTAACGTCTGTTTGTATGATAGCACTTACACTTTTTATTAATAAGACCAAAATGGGAAGTGCTATGAGAGCAGTTTCAGAGGATAAAGCAGCAGCTCAGTTGATGGGTATTAACGTAAATCGTACGATTTCAGTTACCTTTGCTATCGGTTCTGCTTTAGCAGCCGTAGCGGGAATTATGTTCATATGTCAGTTTCAATCTATAAAACCTACCCTTGGAGCTTTACCGGGTATTAAAGCCTTTGTTGCAGCAGTTCTTGGCGGTATCGGAAGCGTTCCGGGTGCTATGCTTGGAGGAGTGCTTCTGGGTGTCATCGAAAGCTTATCAAAAGCGTATCTTTCAACAGAACTATCTGATGCCATCGTATTCGGTGTATTGGTTATTGTTCTCCTGGTTAAGCCATCCGGACTTCTTGGAAAGAACCGTATAGAGAAAGTGTAGGAAAGAAGTAGTGGGAAAATTAAGAAAATAATTTTCACACACATGCTTGTACTTTGGAAATCTTCGGTGCAAACATGAGGTGCATTGGAAAGGACATGGTTATTTATATGGGAAAAAATATGAGTAGAAAAGCGCAAAGCATTTTTACATTGAGTAATTTAATAAAATTATTGGTCATTATAGCAATCTATCTTGTTATTATGGCGGTTATGGAAGGGGATTTTGCCACCAGACATTTTAAATCCCTTCTTGTACCCATCGGTATTAATATTATTTTAGCGGTTTCATTAAATATCACCACCGGTTTCTTGGGTGAACTCTCCTTGGGACATGCCGGTT
It includes:
- a CDS encoding branched-chain amino acid ABC transporter permease; protein product: MESIIEQFINGLRSGSIYALIALGYTMVYGIAKMINFAHGDIIMVGAYVLYVSITDFKMPVIAAVIFTIAICALLGIFIEKVAYKPLRKAPPLAVLITAIGVSYLLQSVAQLIFTANSITFKSIINLEAVHIGGITIPGITIVTLVVTSVCMIALTLFINKTKMGSAMRAVSEDKAAAQLMGINVNRTISVTFAIGSALAAVAGIMFICQFQSIKPTLGALPGIKAFVAAVLGGIGSVPGAMLGGVLLGVIESLSKAYLSTELSDAIVFGVLVIVLLVKPSGLLGKNRIEKV